From Scytonema millei VB511283, the proteins below share one genomic window:
- a CDS encoding type II toxin-antitoxin system RelE/ParE family toxin, with translation MTNAVFHPLAEQEVIDAAAYYEEQSKGLGLSYLSEVEHAINFLIRYLEAGSVVRGSIRRLILPKFPYSLLYRILAENRIRILAVAHHKRKPQYWNSRE, from the coding sequence ATGACAAATGCCGTATTTCATCCGTTGGCAGAGCAAGAAGTAATTGACGCAGCAGCCTACTATGAAGAACAGAGTAAAGGTCTTGGACTATCGTATTTATCAGAAGTAGAACATGCAATCAATTTTCTCATACGCTATCTCGAAGCAGGATCGGTAGTTCGAGGTTCTATTCGTCGGTTAATTTTACCAAAGTTTCCTTATTCACTCTTGTACCGTATACTTGCCGAGAATCGAATTCGGATTTTAGCTGTAGCACATCATAAACGTAAGCCGCAGTACTGGAATAGTCGAGAGTAG
- the ilvD gene encoding dihydroxy-acid dehydratase — protein sequence MSDNLRSQVVTQGVQRSPNRAMLRAVGFGDADFSKPIVGISNSYSTITPCNMGINDLAKRAEAGVRNSGGMPQMFGTITISDGISMGTEGMKYSLVSREVIADSIETVCNGQSMDGVLAIGGCDKNMPGAMIAMARMNIPAIFVYGGTIKPGHYNGKDLTVVSVFEAVGQYSAGKIDETELIEVERLACPGAGSCGGMYTANTMSSAFEAMGMSLPYSSTMAAEDAEKAESTEKSAFVLVEAIRNQLLPRQILTRQAFENAIATIMAVGGSTNAVLHLLAIAYAIGVELTLDDFETIRARVPVLCDLKPSGRYVATDLHKVGGIPQVMKMLLVHGLLHGDALTITGQTIAEVLADVPDTPPANQDVIRPWENPLYAEGHLAILKGNLATEGSVAKITGVKTPKISGPARVFESEEACLAAILANQIKAGDIIVVRYEGPKGGPGMREMLAPTSAIIGAGLGDSVGLITDGRFSGGTYGMVVGHVAPEAAVGGAIALVQEGDTITIDARSRALHLHVSDEELAQRRASWKPRPPRYTTGVLAKYAKLVSSSSLGAVTDLGLG from the coding sequence ATGTCGGACAACCTCAGAAGTCAAGTCGTTACCCAAGGCGTACAGCGATCGCCTAACCGTGCTATGTTACGGGCTGTCGGTTTTGGCGATGCAGATTTTAGCAAACCCATCGTTGGTATTTCCAACAGTTACAGCACGATTACCCCTTGTAACATGGGGATTAACGATCTTGCCAAACGTGCCGAAGCAGGAGTGCGTAACTCTGGGGGAATGCCGCAAATGTTCGGTACAATTACCATCAGCGATGGTATTTCGATGGGAACGGAAGGGATGAAATATTCCCTCGTATCGCGGGAAGTGATTGCCGATTCAATTGAAACTGTCTGTAACGGACAGAGTATGGATGGAGTCTTAGCGATCGGCGGCTGTGATAAGAACATGCCAGGGGCGATGATTGCTATGGCGCGGATGAATATTCCCGCGATTTTCGTCTATGGTGGAACAATTAAACCAGGACACTACAATGGCAAAGATCTAACAGTCGTCAGTGTGTTTGAAGCCGTGGGACAATACAGTGCTGGCAAAATTGACGAAACAGAATTAATCGAAGTCGAACGCCTTGCTTGTCCTGGGGCTGGTTCCTGTGGTGGAATGTACACGGCAAATACAATGTCTTCTGCGTTTGAAGCAATGGGGATGAGCTTGCCCTATTCTTCCACAATGGCAGCGGAGGATGCAGAAAAAGCCGAAAGTACGGAAAAATCAGCTTTTGTTTTAGTTGAAGCGATTCGCAATCAACTTTTACCCCGTCAAATTCTGACTCGTCAGGCGTTTGAAAATGCGATCGCGACGATCATGGCTGTGGGTGGTTCGACTAATGCTGTTTTACACCTACTGGCGATCGCCTATGCAATTGGAGTAGAACTCACTCTAGATGACTTTGAAACTATCCGCGCCCGCGTTCCAGTCCTATGCGATCTCAAACCGAGTGGTAGATATGTAGCAACAGACTTGCACAAAGTCGGCGGAATTCCTCAAGTGATGAAAATGTTGCTCGTACATGGTTTATTGCATGGCGATGCGCTGACAATTACAGGACAAACCATTGCTGAAGTTTTAGCCGATGTCCCCGATACTCCACCTGCTAACCAAGATGTGATTCGTCCTTGGGAAAATCCCCTTTACGCCGAAGGACATTTAGCCATCCTGAAAGGAAACCTAGCAACGGAAGGTTCGGTAGCGAAAATTACGGGGGTCAAGACACCGAAAATTTCGGGTCCAGCGCGGGTATTTGAATCTGAGGAAGCCTGTCTAGCGGCAATTTTGGCAAATCAAATCAAAGCTGGAGATATCATCGTCGTGCGCTACGAAGGACCCAAAGGAGGTCCTGGGATGCGAGAAATGCTAGCCCCCACTTCAGCAATTATTGGCGCTGGTTTGGGAGACTCGGTAGGATTAATTACTGACGGGCGTTTCTCAGGTGGAACATACGGTATGGTTGTCGGTCACGTTGCCCCAGAAGCCGCTGTAGGAGGTGCGATCGCCCTGGTACAAGAAGGGGATACTATCACCATTGATGCTCGTTCCCGTGCCTTACACCTGCACGTATCGGATGAAGAATTAGCTCAACGTCGTGCTAGTTGGAAACCCCGCCCGCCACGGTATACTACAGGCGTGTTAGCTAAATATGCCAAGTTGGTATCTTCTAGCAGTCTTGGTGCGGTGACGGATCTAGGTCTGGGTTGA
- a CDS encoding sodium:solute symporter, with protein sequence MAAIDIVFLVAYFVGVAAIGYWSSQKSLATSKSYFLGGGSIGWAAIGASLFASNISAEHFIGLAGSGASSGLAVGQFEWIACFMLLLLGWLFVPFYLRTGVFTMPEFLERRFNRQCRTYLSAISLIAYVFTKISVAVYAGAIVLQTILGWNIWLGAIALIVATGAYTIFGGLRAVIYTDFFQAFVLIAGGIFLTATAIIDVGGFGALYQKVDPNFFSLWKDINHPDFPWTGILFGAPILGLWYWCTDQMIVQRTLAAPNIEVARRSTIFAGFLKLLPVFILVLPGIAGRILFPDVEPDRIYATMVNNLLPPGIKGLVVAGLLAALMSSLSSVFNSSSTLVVMDFYQKWKPEASDRELVRAGQISTILLVVTGLLWLPFIGLMSNQLYVYLQSVQAYVSPPIAAVFLMGILWKRATGRAAFNTLITGFILGAIRFIAEIAVKAGWITWRPLVAYATINFLHFAILLFVISIAILVLVSLTSAAPNQRQLEIFQHSDAELEKFAGSHRSHNLNVRSSFILAAIVLVFWVVFSPLVVS encoded by the coding sequence GTGGCTGCTATAGATATCGTGTTTCTCGTTGCTTACTTTGTAGGTGTAGCGGCGATTGGTTATTGGTCGAGTCAGAAAAGTTTAGCGACTAGCAAATCATATTTTTTGGGCGGTGGAAGTATTGGTTGGGCAGCAATTGGTGCGAGTTTATTTGCTAGCAATATTTCTGCCGAACACTTCATTGGATTAGCGGGTAGCGGTGCTAGTTCTGGTTTAGCAGTAGGGCAATTTGAATGGATTGCCTGTTTTATGCTGTTGCTATTAGGCTGGCTATTTGTGCCGTTCTATCTCCGCACTGGTGTATTTACGATGCCGGAGTTTTTAGAAAGGCGGTTTAATCGTCAGTGCCGCACCTATCTATCCGCAATTTCATTAATTGCTTATGTCTTTACAAAAATTAGCGTAGCAGTTTATGCAGGGGCGATCGTTCTGCAAACAATTTTAGGCTGGAATATTTGGCTAGGCGCGATCGCCTTAATTGTAGCCACGGGTGCGTATACAATTTTTGGCGGTTTAAGGGCAGTCATTTACACTGATTTCTTCCAAGCATTTGTTTTGATTGCTGGGGGAATTTTCCTGACTGCGACGGCGATTATTGATGTGGGTGGTTTTGGTGCTTTGTATCAAAAAGTCGATCCCAACTTCTTTAGTTTGTGGAAAGACATCAACCATCCCGATTTTCCTTGGACGGGAATTTTATTCGGCGCACCCATCTTAGGTTTATGGTATTGGTGTACAGACCAAATGATCGTCCAACGCACCCTTGCCGCACCTAATATTGAAGTTGCCAGGCGATCGACAATTTTTGCCGGATTTTTAAAACTCCTACCCGTATTCATCCTCGTTTTACCAGGTATCGCCGGGAGAATTCTGTTTCCCGACGTGGAACCAGACCGGATATATGCCACGATGGTGAATAATCTCCTCCCGCCTGGAATTAAAGGATTAGTGGTAGCTGGGTTGCTGGCGGCGTTGATGAGTTCTCTTTCCAGCGTCTTTAATAGTAGTTCCACGCTAGTCGTGATGGACTTCTACCAAAAATGGAAACCAGAGGCAAGCGATCGCGAGTTAGTGCGAGCCGGACAAATTTCGACTATTCTACTGGTAGTGACTGGTTTGCTATGGCTCCCCTTTATCGGGTTGATGAGCAATCAGCTTTATGTCTATCTCCAGTCAGTACAAGCCTACGTTTCGCCACCGATTGCAGCTGTCTTCTTGATGGGGATATTGTGGAAACGCGCTACTGGTAGGGCGGCTTTCAATACCTTAATTACTGGTTTTATTTTGGGTGCGATTCGATTTATCGCCGAAATCGCCGTAAAAGCAGGTTGGATAACTTGGCGACCTTTGGTAGCCTATGCCACGATTAACTTCTTACACTTCGCGATTCTGCTGTTTGTCATTTCTATTGCCATTTTGGTACTTGTCAGTTTAACCAGTGCTGCACCGAACCAGAGACAACTAGAAATCTTCCAGCACTCAGATGCAGAGTTGGAGAAGTTTGCTGGTTCGCATCGATCGCACAATCTCAATGTTAGATCGAGTTTTATCCTTGCCGCGATCGTCTTGGTATTTTGGGTTGTTTTTAGTCCCCTTGTCGTTAGTTAA
- a CDS encoding iron uptake porin: MNKKLPHARLFLAVNLVAALVGMSAETTLALPLENNMAQVTSVSQLSDVQPTDWAFQALQSLVERYGCIAGYPDGTYRGNRALTRYEFAAGLNACLDRVNELIATASADVVTKEDLATLQRLQTEFGTELATLRGRVDSLEAQTAELEANQFSTTTKLNVSLITAITDTFGDRIAGNEDDSNTIFGYRSRMNFETSFTGRDLLRTRLEFGNFGDMEDVSGTNMTRLNFDTNTDNDVTVPHLLYRFPVGSNLTFTVGPAGVGYTDITDTLTPPSIADDSRGIPSLFGEYSPLYRRGGGGAAVNWEIAESLTLTLGYLAGSPSDPGDGAGLFNGTYHALAQLAVDGDWGAAGIAYSRSYNPAGVVDLTGSTGSLLASEPFGDDIATSADIFAFQGFYRFSPKFQLHGWVGYISASANGSGLSAIADGSGGTITSTVEDGDSADLWYGAVGLTFPDVGGEGNLPGILVGLPPRVTDSDVRDEDDTSYHVEAFYRFQVNDYISVTPGFWVVFNPENNSDNSNQYVGVIRTSFNF, translated from the coding sequence ATGAACAAAAAATTGCCGCACGCTAGATTGTTTCTGGCTGTGAATTTAGTAGCGGCTTTAGTAGGAATGAGTGCGGAAACTACCTTAGCATTGCCGCTAGAAAATAATATGGCTCAAGTTACGTCAGTCTCTCAACTATCTGACGTGCAACCGACAGATTGGGCATTTCAAGCGTTGCAATCTTTGGTAGAAAGATATGGTTGCATTGCGGGATATCCCGATGGAACGTATCGAGGAAATCGTGCTTTGACCCGCTATGAATTTGCCGCAGGATTGAATGCTTGTTTAGATCGAGTCAACGAACTAATCGCTACAGCTAGTGCAGATGTAGTGACGAAAGAAGACTTAGCAACATTACAACGATTGCAAACAGAATTTGGTACAGAACTGGCAACTTTGCGCGGTCGAGTTGATAGTTTAGAAGCACAAACAGCAGAATTAGAAGCCAATCAATTTTCGACGACGACAAAACTTAATGTCAGTTTAATTACAGCAATTACAGATACATTTGGCGATCGCATAGCCGGAAATGAGGACGATTCTAATACGATATTCGGCTATCGTTCGCGGATGAATTTCGAGACGAGTTTTACCGGACGAGATTTACTGCGGACTCGTTTGGAATTTGGTAACTTTGGCGATATGGAAGACGTGTCGGGTACGAACATGACACGGCTTAACTTCGATACAAACACCGATAACGATGTAACTGTACCGCACCTGTTATACCGCTTTCCCGTGGGTTCCAACCTCACCTTTACTGTAGGTCCCGCCGGAGTCGGTTACACCGATATTACCGATACCCTGACCCCTCCTAGCATTGCTGATGACAGCAGAGGTATTCCCTCTCTGTTTGGCGAGTACAGTCCCCTGTATCGTCGTGGTGGTGGTGGTGCGGCGGTGAATTGGGAGATTGCCGAGAGTTTAACTTTGACTCTAGGATATTTGGCTGGTAGTCCCAGCGATCCTGGCGATGGTGCTGGTTTATTTAACGGTACGTATCACGCCTTAGCACAACTTGCTGTTGATGGCGATTGGGGTGCGGCTGGAATTGCTTACTCGCGCAGTTATAACCCTGCGGGAGTAGTGGATCTCACTGGTAGTACGGGTAGTTTGCTAGCTAGCGAACCATTTGGAGACGATATTGCGACATCCGCAGACATCTTTGCTTTTCAAGGTTTTTATCGCTTTTCACCCAAGTTTCAACTACATGGTTGGGTAGGTTACATTAGTGCGAGTGCTAATGGTTCGGGTTTGAGTGCGATCGCCGATGGTAGCGGGGGTACGATTACTAGTACTGTTGAAGATGGGGATAGTGCGGATCTCTGGTATGGTGCAGTAGGTTTAACTTTCCCAGATGTGGGGGGTGAAGGTAATCTACCAGGAATTTTGGTTGGCTTGCCTCCTAGAGTTACAGATAGCGACGTGCGCGATGAAGACGATACTTCCTATCACGTTGAGGCTTTTTACCGTTTTCAAGTTAACGATTACATTTCTGTGACTCCTGGTTTTTGGGTAGTTTTTAATCCTGAAAATAACAGTGACAATAGCAATCAATATGTTGGGGTGATTCGGACGAGTTTCAATTTTTAA
- a CDS encoding thiazole synthase — MQTLDLPQQQSLDRPLVIADRTFSSRLMTGTGKYRNVEEMQQSVVASGCQIVTVAVRRVQTKAPGHENLAEALDWTKLWMLPNTAGCQTAEEAIRVARLGREMAKVLGQEDNNFVKLEVIPDPKYLLPDPIGTLQAAEQLVKEGFAVLPYINADPMLAKRLEEVGCVTVMPLASPIGSGQGLKTTANIQIIIENSGVPVVVDAGIGTPSEAAQAMELGADALLINTAIAQAKNPPAMARGMKLATEAGRLAYLAGRIPIKDYAIASSPLSGTVTS, encoded by the coding sequence ATGCAAACTTTAGACCTACCACAGCAACAATCCCTCGATCGCCCTTTAGTTATTGCCGATCGCACTTTTTCTTCCCGCTTGATGACTGGTACTGGTAAGTATCGTAATGTAGAAGAAATGCAGCAAAGTGTGGTTGCTAGCGGTTGTCAAATTGTCACCGTTGCCGTGCGACGAGTGCAAACGAAAGCACCAGGACATGAAAATTTAGCCGAGGCTTTGGATTGGACAAAGCTGTGGATGTTACCTAATACGGCTGGCTGTCAGACGGCGGAAGAAGCAATTCGCGTTGCTCGTTTGGGGCGCGAAATGGCGAAGGTTTTAGGACAAGAAGATAACAATTTTGTCAAGTTAGAAGTGATTCCCGATCCAAAATATTTGCTGCCCGATCCAATCGGGACTTTACAAGCAGCAGAACAATTGGTAAAGGAAGGTTTCGCTGTATTACCTTACATCAATGCCGATCCAATGTTGGCGAAACGGTTGGAGGAAGTCGGCTGCGTGACTGTGATGCCTTTGGCTTCTCCAATTGGTTCTGGACAAGGATTGAAAACAACCGCAAATATTCAAATCATCATTGAAAATTCTGGCGTACCAGTGGTGGTAGATGCGGGAATTGGCACGCCTAGCGAAGCCGCGCAAGCAATGGAGTTAGGGGCAGATGCTTTACTGATTAACACGGCGATCGCCCAAGCTAAGAACCCCCCTGCGATGGCACGCGGCATGAAATTAGCCACCGAAGCCGGACGACTCGCTTACCTCGCCGGACGGATACCTATTAAAGATTACGCGATCGCCAGTTCTCCCCTGAGCGGCACTGTTACTAGCTAA
- a CDS encoding addiction module protein, with product MTLEQLEAEVLALPKDSQIMLLARLLEHLGQTSDIDTEVANIWIEEAEKRDLAMNAEQIVGIPAEEVFQRIRASLQ from the coding sequence ATGACACTTGAACAACTTGAAGCCGAAGTTCTTGCACTTCCAAAAGATTCTCAAATAATGTTACTAGCCCGACTACTTGAGCATTTGGGACAAACCAGTGACATTGACACAGAGGTTGCAAACATTTGGATTGAGGAGGCTGAAAAGCGCGATTTAGCCATGAATGCAGAGCAAATTGTTGGTATTCCTGCTGAAGAAGTTTTTCAACGAATTCGAGCGTCTTTGCAATGA
- a CDS encoding carbohydrate ABC transporter permease: protein MQKSVPANWTLIQQRLTPYLFLLPALLVLGLTVFYPALQAFYLSFTRYEYDLTQAPEWVGFANFQRLWQDKVFWQTLGNTILYLAIAVPILVAIPLVLAILVNQKLRGMHWFRAAYYTPVIISMVVAGIAWRWLYAQNGLLNQLLKQTGILTSGLPWLTSPRFALFSVIAVTVWKGLGYYMVIYLAGLQSIPAELYEAAAIDGSDGARKHWDVTVPLMRPYLMLVAVISAISATKVFEEIYIMTKGGPRNSSKTIVYYLYEQAFGSSLDISYACTIGLAMFLIILVLSILNLKLSPKN, encoded by the coding sequence ATGCAAAAATCCGTTCCCGCCAACTGGACGTTAATTCAACAGCGCCTTACGCCATATTTATTCTTACTACCAGCACTACTCGTTCTAGGGCTGACAGTCTTTTATCCTGCCCTGCAAGCATTTTACTTGAGTTTTACCCGTTACGAATACGACTTAACCCAAGCACCTGAATGGGTTGGTTTCGCCAACTTTCAGCGTTTGTGGCAGGATAAAGTTTTTTGGCAAACTTTGGGAAATACAATATTGTATTTAGCGATCGCCGTGCCGATTTTGGTTGCAATTCCTTTAGTTTTGGCAATTTTAGTTAACCAGAAACTACGAGGAATGCACTGGTTTCGCGCTGCCTATTATACGCCTGTGATTATTTCTATGGTCGTAGCAGGGATTGCTTGGCGATGGTTATATGCTCAGAATGGCTTGCTGAATCAATTATTGAAACAAACTGGAATTTTAACCAGTGGTCTACCCTGGCTGACTAGTCCCAGATTCGCCCTTTTTAGCGTCATCGCAGTCACAGTGTGGAAAGGACTAGGGTACTACATGGTCATTTATTTAGCTGGGTTACAATCGATTCCAGCAGAATTATACGAAGCCGCTGCGATCGACGGTTCCGATGGCGCGCGAAAACACTGGGATGTTACAGTGCCATTAATGCGACCTTACTTAATGCTAGTAGCCGTCATTTCTGCTATTTCCGCCACCAAGGTATTTGAAGAAATCTACATCATGACCAAAGGCGGACCCCGCAACAGTTCTAAAACTATTGTTTATTACCTTTACGAGCAAGCTTTTGGCAGTAGTTTAGACATTAGTTATGCCTGTACGATCGGTTTGGCAATGTTTTTAATTATCTTGGTCTTGTCAATTTTGAATCTGAAGCTGTCACCGAAGAATTAG
- a CDS encoding tetratricopeptide repeat protein: MLKLRHLISGFSFIAISTLSLFQNVVIAQDYPGCYIINSSGKVVNLDPLCKKRNEEQRLRIAMKANELYQQGRERGRNGQYKEAFDDFTQAINLNPDFAEAYIYRSHARTLTGDKQGAVTDFQKAIDIYKARGRADIADMLLTPLQALKNEIEWGDE, from the coding sequence ATGCTAAAACTAAGACATTTGATTTCCGGTTTTTCTTTTATTGCTATATCAACTCTATCTCTTTTTCAGAATGTAGTGATAGCTCAGGATTATCCTGGTTGCTATATAATTAATTCATCGGGAAAAGTAGTTAACCTTGACCCATTATGTAAGAAGCGTAACGAAGAGCAGAGATTAAGGATTGCCATGAAAGCTAACGAACTTTATCAACAAGGGCGCGAGCGAGGTAGAAACGGACAATACAAAGAAGCATTTGACGATTTTACTCAAGCCATTAATCTCAATCCTGACTTTGCAGAAGCTTATATTTACCGTAGTCATGCTAGAACTTTAACAGGAGATAAACAGGGGGCAGTGACAGATTTCCAAAAAGCTATAGATATCTACAAAGCTAGAGGAAGAGCTGACATAGCTGATATGCTTCTAACCCCATTGCAGGCGCTAAAAAATGAAATTGAATGGGGTGACGAATAA
- the cimA gene encoding citramalate synthase, producing the protein MTEALPSTSNPNQIWIYDTTLRDGTQREGLSVSLEDKLRIARQLDQLGVPFIEGGWPGANPRDVQFFWQLKEEPLKQAEVVAFCSTRRPHVSAAEDSLLQAILAAGTRWVTIFGKSWDLHVTEGLKCSLEENLEMIRDSVAYLRSQGRRVIYDAEHWFDGYKHNRDYALKTLAAAIASGAEWLVLCDTNGGTLPHEVSSIVRNVAAFISVGAHSCAPLPIPQIGIHTHNDSDTAVANAIAAVMEGAKMVQGTINGYGERCGNANLCSLIPNLQLKLGYKCLADAQLPQITEVSRFVSEVVNLAPDEHAPFVGRSAFAHKGGIHVSAVERNPLTYEHIQPEQIGNRRRIVISDQAGISNVVAKARTFGIELDKQNPTARQILQRLKELESEGYQFEAAEASFDLLMREALGKRQHFFEIKGFQVHCDLVEGRTNTNALATVKLTVSGQDILEAAEGNGPVAALDRALRKALVNFYPQIAQFELSDYKVRILDGHSGTAAKTRVLVESKNGHQRWTTVGVSPNILEASYQAVVEGLEYGLMLHMMAETVLSTSS; encoded by the coding sequence ATGACCGAAGCATTACCTTCTACCTCCAACCCGAACCAAATCTGGATTTACGATACAACCCTGCGTGACGGCACGCAGCGTGAAGGCTTGTCTGTATCCTTAGAAGATAAATTACGCATTGCCCGCCAGCTAGACCAATTGGGTGTTCCTTTTATCGAAGGTGGATGGCCTGGAGCAAATCCTAGAGATGTACAATTTTTCTGGCAGCTGAAGGAAGAACCCCTCAAACAAGCTGAAGTCGTTGCTTTTTGTTCTACCCGTCGCCCTCATGTTAGTGCGGCGGAAGATTCGCTCCTGCAAGCGATTTTGGCCGCTGGGACTCGCTGGGTAACGATCTTTGGCAAATCTTGGGATCTCCACGTTACAGAAGGGCTAAAATGCAGCCTGGAAGAAAATTTAGAGATGATTCGCGATAGTGTTGCCTACCTTCGCAGTCAAGGGCGACGAGTCATTTACGATGCCGAACATTGGTTTGATGGATACAAACACAATCGCGATTATGCCTTAAAAACTTTAGCAGCCGCGATCGCCTCTGGAGCAGAATGGCTTGTCCTGTGCGACACCAACGGCGGGACTCTCCCGCATGAAGTTAGTTCTATTGTCCGCAACGTAGCTGCATTTATTTCTGTAGGGGCGCATAGCTGTGCGCCCCTACCGATTCCCCAAATAGGAATCCATACCCACAACGATTCCGATACAGCTGTCGCCAATGCGATCGCAGCTGTGATGGAAGGGGCGAAGATGGTGCAGGGAACGATCAACGGCTACGGCGAACGCTGCGGTAATGCTAATCTCTGTTCTCTCATTCCTAACTTACAGCTCAAACTCGGCTACAAATGCCTTGCTGACGCGCAACTGCCTCAAATAACTGAAGTCAGTCGTTTTGTCAGCGAAGTTGTCAACCTTGCCCCTGACGAACACGCGCCTTTTGTAGGGCGTTCTGCTTTTGCCCACAAGGGAGGCATTCATGTCTCGGCTGTAGAACGCAATCCCCTCACCTACGAACACATTCAACCAGAACAAATTGGCAACCGCCGCCGAATTGTAATTTCAGATCAAGCGGGAATTAGTAATGTTGTCGCTAAAGCCCGTACATTTGGCATTGAATTAGACAAACAAAATCCGACAGCGCGACAAATTCTGCAAAGACTGAAAGAATTAGAAAGTGAAGGTTATCAATTTGAAGCCGCAGAAGCTAGTTTCGATCTCCTGATGCGCGAGGCTTTAGGTAAGCGACAGCATTTTTTTGAAATTAAAGGTTTTCAAGTTCACTGCGATTTAGTTGAAGGGCGAACGAATACTAATGCCCTCGCCACTGTTAAACTAACTGTTAGCGGTCAAGATATTCTCGAAGCCGCTGAGGGAAATGGTCCTGTAGCAGCATTAGACAGGGCATTGAGAAAAGCTTTAGTTAATTTTTATCCTCAAATTGCTCAGTTTGAATTGAGCGATTACAAAGTCAGAATTTTAGACGGACACAGCGGTACGGCAGCAAAAACTCGCGTCTTAGTAGAATCAAAAAACGGTCATCAGCGTTGGACGACCGTTGGTGTTTCTCCTAATATTTTAGAAGCTTCTTATCAAGCAGTTGTAGAAGGATTGGAATACGGTTTGATGTTGCATATGATGGCAGAAACAGTTCTCAGTACCTCTAGCTAG
- the psb34 gene encoding photosystem II assembly protein Psb34: MPYTTEEGGRLNNFAVEPKVYTAEPPSNAQKRNYIIGGVAGAVLVAALVFVAVAVSGAS, translated from the coding sequence ATGCCCTATACCACCGAAGAAGGCGGTCGTTTAAATAACTTTGCTGTAGAGCCGAAGGTTTACACCGCAGAACCACCAAGCAACGCTCAGAAGCGTAACTACATTATTGGTGGTGTTGCAGGTGCAGTTTTGGTTGCAGCTTTAGTCTTTGTTGCAGTAGCTGTCTCCGGTGCCAGTTAA
- a CDS encoding 2Fe-2S iron-sulfur cluster-binding protein, translating to MVKVIAQGKTIECDRGADLRQVLLKHDIDLYNGGAKVINCHGIGSCGTCAVLVEGEVSKPNWQDKTRRSLPPHSPTRNLRLACQTKVLGDVKVTKFDGFWGQGREIVWNSEFKLSSDASARMSEYS from the coding sequence ATGGTAAAGGTAATCGCTCAAGGGAAAACAATTGAATGCGATCGCGGTGCTGATTTACGACAAGTCTTGCTTAAGCATGACATTGACTTGTATAACGGCGGCGCTAAAGTTATTAATTGTCACGGTATTGGCAGTTGCGGTACTTGTGCGGTGTTAGTTGAAGGCGAAGTTTCCAAACCAAATTGGCAGGACAAAACCCGTCGCTCCCTTCCTCCCCATTCTCCCACGCGCAACTTAAGGTTAGCTTGCCAAACAAAAGTTTTAGGTGATGTAAAGGTAACAAAATTTGACGGTTTTTGGGGACAAGGTAGGGAAATTGTGTGGAATTCGGAATTTAAACTTTCCTCTGATGCAAGTGCTAGGATGAGCGAATATAGCTAG